In Symphalangus syndactylus isolate Jambi chromosome 14, NHGRI_mSymSyn1-v2.1_pri, whole genome shotgun sequence, one DNA window encodes the following:
- the TBC1D24 gene encoding TBC1 domain family member 24 isoform X2, whose translation MDSPGYNCFVDKDKMDAAIQDLGPKELSCTELQELKQLARQGYWAQSHALRGKVYQRLIRDIPCRTVTPDASVYSDIVGKIVGKHSSSCLPLPEFVDNTQVPSYCLNARGEGAVRKILLCIANQFPDISFCPALPAVVALLLHYSIDEAECFEKACRILACNDPGRRLIDQSFLAFESSCMTFGDLVNKYCQAAHKLMVAVSEDVLQVYADWQRWLFGELPLCYFARVFDVFLVEGYKVLYRVALAILKFFHKVRAGQPLESDSVKQDIRTFVKDIAKTVSPEKLLEKAFAIRLFSRKEIQLLQMANEKALKQKGITVKQKRQFVHLAVHAENFRSEIVSVREMRDIWSWVPERFALCQPLLLFSSLQHGYSLARFYFQCEGHEPTLLLIKTTQKEVCGAYLSTDWSERNKFGGKLGFFGTGECFVFRLQPEVQRYEWVVIKHPELTKPPPLMAAEPTAPLSHSASSDPADRLSPFLAARHFNLPSKTESMFMAGGSDCLIVGGGGGQALYIDGDLNRGRTSHCDTFNNQPLCSENFLIAAVEAWGFQDPDTQ comes from the exons ATGGACTCTCCAGGATACAACTGCTTCGTGGACAAAGACAAGATGGACGCTGCCATCCAGGACCTGGGGCCCAAGGAGCTGAGCTGCACTGAACTGCAGGAACTGAAGCAGCTGGCGCGCCAGGGCTACTGGGCCCAAAGCCACGCCCTGCGGGGAAAGGTGTACCAGCGCCTGATCCGGGACATTCCGTGCCGCACGGTCACGCCTGACGCCAGCGTGTACAGCGACATCGTGGGCAAGATCGTGGGCAAGCACAGCAGCAGCTGCCTGCCGCTGCCTGAGTTCGTGGACAACACGCAGGTGCCCAGCTACTGCCTGAATGCGCGCGGTGAGGGGGCCGTGCGCAAGATCCTCCTGTGTATCGCCAACCAGTTCCCCGACATCTCCTTCTGCCCCGCCCTGCCGGCCGTGGTGGCCCTGCTGCTGCACTACAGCATCGACGAGGCTGAGTGCTTCGAGAAGGCCTGCCGCATCCTGGCCTGCAATGACCCCGGCAGGAGGCTGATCGACCAGAGCTTCCTGGCCTTTGAGTCGTCCTGCATGACATTTGGGGACCTGGTGAACAAGTACTGCCAGGCGGCCCACAAGCTGATGGTGGCCGTGTCGGAGGATGTCCTGCAGGTCTATGCGGACTGGCAGCGCTGGCTGTTTGGGGAGCTGCCCCTCTGCTACTTCGCCCGGGTCTTTGACGTCTTCCTGGTGGAGGGCTACAAGGTGCTGTACCGCGTGGCGCTGGCCATCCTCAAGTTCTTCCACAAAGTGCGGGCCGGGCAGCCGCTGGAGTCGGACAGCGTGAAGCAGGACATCCGCACGTTCGTCAAAGACATCGCCAAGACAGTGTCCCCCGAGAAGCTGCTGGAGAAAGCGTTCGCCATCCGCCTCTTCTCCCGCAAGGAGATCCAGCTCCTGCAGATGGCCAATGAGAAAGCCCTGAAGCAGAAGGGCATCACCGTGAAGCAGAAGAG GCAGTTTGTACACTTGGCGGTCCATGCAGAGAACTTCCGCTCGGAGATCGTCAGCGTGAGGGAGATGagagacatctggtcctgggtccCTGAGCGATTTGCCCTGTGCCAGCCCCTTCTGCTGTTCTCCTCCCTGCAGCATGGGTACAGCCTGGCCAG GTTCTACTTCCAGTGTGAAGGACATGAGCCTACCCTCTTGCTCATCAAGACCACGCAGAAGGAG GTGTGTGGCGCTTACCTGTCCACAGACTGGAGCGAAAGAAATAAGTTTGGAGGCAAACTGGGCTTCTTTGGGACCGGAGAATGCTTTGTGTTTAGG CTGCAGCCTGAGGTGCAGCGCTACGAGTGGGTGGTGATCAAGCACCCCGAGCTGACCAAGCCCCCACCCTTGATGGCTGCCGAGCCCACCGCCCCACTCAGCCACTCCGCCTCCTCAGACCCTGCTGACCGCCTCTCGCCCTTCCTGGCCGCTCGCCACTTCAACCTGCCCTCCAAGACCGAATCCATGTTCATGGCGGGGGGCAGTGACTGCCTCATCGTTG GGGGAGGAGGCGGCCAGGCGCTCTACATCGATGGGGACCTGAACCGGGGCCGCACAAGCCACTGCGACACCTTCAACAACCAGCCCCTCTGCTCCGAGAACTTCCTCATTGCTGCCGTGGAGGCCTGGGGCTTCCAGGACCCTGACACCCAGTGA
- the TBC1D24 gene encoding TBC1 domain family member 24 isoform X1, with protein MDSPGYNCFVDKDKMDAAIQDLGPKELSCTELQELKQLARQGYWAQSHALRGKVYQRLIRDIPCRTVTPDASVYSDIVGKIVGKHSSSCLPLPEFVDNTQVPSYCLNARGEGAVRKILLCIANQFPDISFCPALPAVVALLLHYSIDEAECFEKACRILACNDPGRRLIDQSFLAFESSCMTFGDLVNKYCQAAHKLMVAVSEDVLQVYADWQRWLFGELPLCYFARVFDVFLVEGYKVLYRVALAILKFFHKVRAGQPLESDSVKQDIRTFVKDIAKTVSPEKLLEKAFAIRLFSRKEIQLLQMANEKALKQKGITVKQKSVSLSKRQFVHLAVHAENFRSEIVSVREMRDIWSWVPERFALCQPLLLFSSLQHGYSLARFYFQCEGHEPTLLLIKTTQKEVCGAYLSTDWSERNKFGGKLGFFGTGECFVFRLQPEVQRYEWVVIKHPELTKPPPLMAAEPTAPLSHSASSDPADRLSPFLAARHFNLPSKTESMFMAGGSDCLIVGGGGGQALYIDGDLNRGRTSHCDTFNNQPLCSENFLIAAVEAWGFQDPDTQ; from the exons ATGGACTCTCCAGGATACAACTGCTTCGTGGACAAAGACAAGATGGACGCTGCCATCCAGGACCTGGGGCCCAAGGAGCTGAGCTGCACTGAACTGCAGGAACTGAAGCAGCTGGCGCGCCAGGGCTACTGGGCCCAAAGCCACGCCCTGCGGGGAAAGGTGTACCAGCGCCTGATCCGGGACATTCCGTGCCGCACGGTCACGCCTGACGCCAGCGTGTACAGCGACATCGTGGGCAAGATCGTGGGCAAGCACAGCAGCAGCTGCCTGCCGCTGCCTGAGTTCGTGGACAACACGCAGGTGCCCAGCTACTGCCTGAATGCGCGCGGTGAGGGGGCCGTGCGCAAGATCCTCCTGTGTATCGCCAACCAGTTCCCCGACATCTCCTTCTGCCCCGCCCTGCCGGCCGTGGTGGCCCTGCTGCTGCACTACAGCATCGACGAGGCTGAGTGCTTCGAGAAGGCCTGCCGCATCCTGGCCTGCAATGACCCCGGCAGGAGGCTGATCGACCAGAGCTTCCTGGCCTTTGAGTCGTCCTGCATGACATTTGGGGACCTGGTGAACAAGTACTGCCAGGCGGCCCACAAGCTGATGGTGGCCGTGTCGGAGGATGTCCTGCAGGTCTATGCGGACTGGCAGCGCTGGCTGTTTGGGGAGCTGCCCCTCTGCTACTTCGCCCGGGTCTTTGACGTCTTCCTGGTGGAGGGCTACAAGGTGCTGTACCGCGTGGCGCTGGCCATCCTCAAGTTCTTCCACAAAGTGCGGGCCGGGCAGCCGCTGGAGTCGGACAGCGTGAAGCAGGACATCCGCACGTTCGTCAAAGACATCGCCAAGACAGTGTCCCCCGAGAAGCTGCTGGAGAAAGCGTTCGCCATCCGCCTCTTCTCCCGCAAGGAGATCCAGCTCCTGCAGATGGCCAATGAGAAAGCCCTGAAGCAGAAGGGCATCACCGTGAAGCAGAAGAG tgtgtcaCTTTCTAAAAG GCAGTTTGTACACTTGGCGGTCCATGCAGAGAACTTCCGCTCGGAGATCGTCAGCGTGAGGGAGATGagagacatctggtcctgggtccCTGAGCGATTTGCCCTGTGCCAGCCCCTTCTGCTGTTCTCCTCCCTGCAGCATGGGTACAGCCTGGCCAG GTTCTACTTCCAGTGTGAAGGACATGAGCCTACCCTCTTGCTCATCAAGACCACGCAGAAGGAG GTGTGTGGCGCTTACCTGTCCACAGACTGGAGCGAAAGAAATAAGTTTGGAGGCAAACTGGGCTTCTTTGGGACCGGAGAATGCTTTGTGTTTAGG CTGCAGCCTGAGGTGCAGCGCTACGAGTGGGTGGTGATCAAGCACCCCGAGCTGACCAAGCCCCCACCCTTGATGGCTGCCGAGCCCACCGCCCCACTCAGCCACTCCGCCTCCTCAGACCCTGCTGACCGCCTCTCGCCCTTCCTGGCCGCTCGCCACTTCAACCTGCCCTCCAAGACCGAATCCATGTTCATGGCGGGGGGCAGTGACTGCCTCATCGTTG GGGGAGGAGGCGGCCAGGCGCTCTACATCGATGGGGACCTGAACCGGGGCCGCACAAGCCACTGCGACACCTTCAACAACCAGCCCCTCTGCTCCGAGAACTTCCTCATTGCTGCCGTGGAGGCCTGGGGCTTCCAGGACCCTGACACCCAGTGA